The Tolypothrix sp. PCC 7712 DNA segment ATTTCTGCCACAACTTGGCTCATCTTCAGCCCCCGCCAAGCGCAAGCTGTATGGAATCGTCTGTGATACTAATGTGCATGGCTAGGGCGGCTTTTGTATCTTTTTAAAGATTTTATAGTTAATTACGCTTAAACAAAATTACAAATGTCTAAAATTTATTTAGACAATTTTGAGCGACAAAGTTCTGGAGTGATTACCTTGGACGATATCGGGAATCGTTAATCGCTATATCCATTAAGAGCGCCGGAATTTGCGATCTCGCCCTGCTACGCCGCCCAATCCCTACACAGTAACTCTGCCTGTTGCAACACCGTCGCCTTCTCCTGCTTCTCTGGTGGATAACCATACTTCCGCAGCAGGCGTTTAACTAACCTCCGCAGATTAGCCTTAACACTTTCTTTCACAGTCCAGTCAATGATGACATTGTTGCGGATAATTTGCACTAAGTCACGGGTGATCGCCGTTGTTGTGTCGGTAAAGTAGCCAATTCCGACATTTCTATACCAGAGTCTACACAGAATGATTTTAGGCAGTGTGATTAGTTCGCTATTTCTATTAATTACCAATTCTAAACTTCTCTTTATACAACCTCCATAATTGTAGGTAAATTGTATGATTCAACAGGATAGTTAGTGATGAACAGTTCCTTGCCTTTGTCTGCCTTCTGCTGTTTGTAATTGTTCATCCCGTATTGCAACTCCCACTCATAAATGTAGGCAAAAGAAAAGTTACGCCGCACTTGTTCACAGTTATCGTAAGTAATCAACCATTTGTGTGAACACTCCGACATCAGTTTGGCAAAGCGAGAATGGTCAAAACAGGTATGCAAATCACCTTTCTTACCATAAAGCTTAGATTGAGTCTTGCTGAGATAAGGTGGATCTAGAAAGATAAATACATCTTTCCCAGGTTCTTTAAGTAAGACGCTGTAGTCGAAGTTAGTTACACGGGTATTAATAAAGCAATTATGCAAAGCTGCTAACCGCTCAATAGAAGAGGCTGTAAACCGACCTTTGAAGGAAGCCTCAGAATAACCTCCACTCTCAATGGTTCCCGAAAAGGTAATTCGGTTAAGAACAAAAAACCGTACAGCCCGTTCAAGGGGACTCATAGTATTTGTATCTGCGGCAGCGAGAGATTTAAACAAGGCACGTCCATCCGTCGTCTCATTTTTAACTTTCCAGACTTCCTCCACTAGCTTTGGCAAGTTGATTTTGGCTTGATGCCAAAAGCAGTACAATTCTTGGTTGAGATCATTGACCCAGCAAGGCATACTGGGGTATTTCTGTAAAACATGAAAAAATACAGAACCTCCGCCGACAAAAGGTTCACGGAATTCTCTAAATTTAAGAGGTAAAAAGTGAGCAATTTGAGGAATTGCCTTTTGTTTCCCACCAGGATAACGTAATGGACTTTTAAACATAGAAAATTATCGTAGCAGAAAACGTATTTTTTAGTGCTTTAGTATCAAATTTTAAACAAAGTTTTTTTCATTTGCTTTGCTGCGGTATGTAAGCGCATATAAATTTAACATCTAAACGTAATGATTGTCAGACTGTACGAAGTGAAAATCTGACAATGCCCAGATTAATTTACTTTAAGTATCATTAGATAATAAACAGTCTTGCGAATAGATACTTCAACATTTTCTCTCCAGCCTGTCGGCGGGTTAGCTATAATATCATCAAAAAGCCAAGGTAAATTACCTACATTTTTGGACAGACTAATCGCTCTTTTATGTTCAGATTCGCTCAACTGACCAATCCATGAGCGCCGAATTCCTATTCTAATATTATTTTTATATTTTTCAAAATACTCATCAAAAGTATAAATCTGTATATCGGCAGACGATTGAATCCTAGTTGGAGCTTCTAAAATAAATTCTGCTGGATGTTTAGAAACTCCATAATTTGGGCTTCCTTGTAACATCAAAAAACTTAATAATTGCTTGAATTCTAGTTCTGAGAAGAAATTCTGCCACAGCCTGTCCCTCAAAATTGTTCCTTGGTGAAACTGAGTAACTTCATGATCAAGCTGAATAATTTTATTATTAATTTCAGGTAGTCCTAAATTAGAATAAAGTTTATATAAATTTGCTCTTTGAAGCCGATTAAATAGAACACTTGCTCCTGTTTGCTTAATAGAAATACCTCGACTATTAAGATAAATATCTGCTTTTTTGCGTGCATCTGATGTTGAAATATTATCGATATCATCCTGAACTTTTAAGGGAATATAGCCTCCTTTCCTTAACGGTGCTGCTATTACGCTAAGTTGCCCCAAATGCTTCAAACTAATTTGTTTCAAATTCAAAAAGATAAATCTGCATACTGCAACTTCATTACCAGCCATTGTTATTTACGTGAGAACTCTACATAATTAGAATTCCCAAACAGACACTAATATGTTTTGTTACAGAATTTTGCTGTACTGGGTTAAGCCT contains these protein-coding regions:
- a CDS encoding DNA adenine methylase, yielding MFKSPLRYPGGKQKAIPQIAHFLPLKFREFREPFVGGGSVFFHVLQKYPSMPCWVNDLNQELYCFWHQAKINLPKLVEEVWKVKNETTDGRALFKSLAAADTNTMSPLERAVRFFVLNRITFSGTIESGGYSEASFKGRFTASSIERLAALHNCFINTRVTNFDYSVLLKEPGKDVFIFLDPPYLSKTQSKLYGKKGDLHTCFDHSRFAKLMSECSHKWLITYDNCEQVRRNFSFAYIYEWELQYGMNNYKQQKADKGKELFITNYPVESYNLPTIMEVV